Genomic segment of uncultured Desulfobacter sp.:
AAGCCCTGGTAAAGGCACAGCCCAAAGAAGGCCTCTGGCTGCAAGAGATACCGGTTCCCGGCATAAGCGACAACGACGTACTCATTAAAATTTTAAAGACAGCCATCTGCGGCACGGATGTTCATATTTACAACTGGGATCAATGGGCCCAGAAAAATATTCCCGTGCCCATGCACATTGGTCACGAATTTGTGGGGCAGGTGGTTGCAGTGGGCTCCCATGTAAAGGATTGCAAACCCGGGGATCTGGTTTCCGGCGAAGGCCATATCATTTGCGGGCATTGCAGAAACTGCCTTGCCGGGCGGCGTCATCTGTGCCGGGCCACCCAAGGGGTGGGCGTCAACCGCCCCGGGGCCTTTGCCCAGTATCTAAGCATACCCATCACCAATGTATGGTTTTGCGATAAAAAAATTCCTTTGGACGTTCTTGCCTGTTTCGACCCCTTGGGAAATGCGGTTCATACGGCGCTGACCTTTGACGTACTTGGTGAAGATGTACTGATCACAGGTGCGGGACCCATTGGATGTATGGCTGCGGCCATTGCAAAACATGCCGGGGCAAGAAATATTGTGGTCACTGACATCAACCCGTTTCGCCTGGAACTTGCCCAAAAAGCCGGGGCCACCCGAAC
This window contains:
- the tdh gene encoding L-threonine 3-dehydrogenase, translating into MNSLIPRTMKALVKAQPKEGLWLQEIPVPGISDNDVLIKILKTAICGTDVHIYNWDQWAQKNIPVPMHIGHEFVGQVVAVGSHVKDCKPGDLVSGEGHIICGHCRNCLAGRRHLCRATQGVGVNRPGAFAQYLSIPITNVWFCDKKIPLDVLACFDPLGNAVHTALTFDVLGEDVLITGAGPIGCMAAAIAKHAGARNIVVTDINPFRLELAQKAGATRTVNPKQESLSEIQKELGMKEGFDVAMEMSGSPEAFDCILDNMFHGGKIALLGILPDQTAMDWNKIVFNMLTIKGIYGRQMFETWYKMTAMVQSGLDISPLITHRFHYTEFQKGFDVMRSGQSGKVILDWD